GCGGTAAAAAAAGAAATGGACTCTCTAAGCGACAGCAAAAAATGAAAAGAATATTGGTGCTTGTTCTATTGATAGCTCTAAGCTCTTGCGGTGCTGTCAATTCCATTGTTGACCAACCCATTACCTTTGATGAAGAACGGAAGATATTGACGTTGGAATATCTATCGGAAAGATATGGTCTGATAAAAGATTCTCCGGAAATCGAACCTAAAATGATTGTTTTGCATTGGACGGTAATATCCACTTTTGAAGAATCCTTTGAAGCATTCGACCCTCCCACCTTACCTAATTCCAGGCCCGATATTAATTCGGCCGGAGCGTTGAACGTATCTTCCCAATTTATGGTAGATCGCGATGGCACGATTTACAGATTATTACCGGAAACGACTATGGCCAGACATGTCATCGGATTAAACCATTGTGCCATTGGGGTGGAAAATGTAGGAGGGGACAAGAACCAACCATTGACCAAGGCACAGGTAAAGGCGAATATTTGGTTGGTGCGCTATTTAGCGGAAAAATATGATATCGATTATTTAATCGGACATTATGAATATACAAAATTTGAAGACCATCCTCTGTGGTTGGAGCAGGACGAAGGATATAGGACCCAAAAGACCGATCCAGGAACCGATTTTATGAAAAAAGTTAGAAACGCCGTAAAGGACCTAAATTTTAAACCATTACCGGAATGATAAATAAGAAAACGATAGCCATTATATTTTTTGTACTTCCTTTTTGTCTAGTAAACGCACAGGATATTACCACACAATTGTATGAAACCTACGAGACTTTTAAGGAACCCACATTGGGAGAAAGGAGAATTAAGCACAAGGATATTCAACCCTTATTGGAGAAATATAGGAACAATCCTAAGTTCAACGTAGATAGGGTAGGCACTTCCATTGGCGGTAAATCCCTTTCCCTGTTGAGTATTGGTTCCGGCGAAACCGATGTTTTTCTATGGTCCCAAATGCACGGGGACGAACCGACCGCCACACAAGCCATTTTTGATATCCTTAATTTTTTGGACAGTCCCCAATTTAAGGAGGAAAAAGAGGCCATTCTTTCCAACCTGACCATTCATTTTTTACCCATGTTAAATCCGGATGGGGCTGAACTGTTTCAACGCCGTAATCTTTTGGGAATCGATATCAATAGGGATGCGCTGCGCTTACAATCCCCAGAGGGCAAGACTTTGAAACGGGTACGGGATAGTTTGGAGGCCGACTTTGGGTTTAATTTACATGACCAAAGTACCTATTACAATGCGGAACGTACCGAAAAACCGGCAACTATCTCTTATTTGGCTCCAGCGTATAATTATGAAAAGGATATAAACGAGGTACGTGGCAATGCCATGAAAATTATTGTTTTCATGAACGATATCCTTCAGAAATATGCTCCAGGTCAAGTAGGGCGCTATAATGACGATTTTGAACCCCGTGCGTTTGGCGACAATATTCAAAAATGGGGCACCAGTACCATTTTGATAGAATCCGGGGGATATCCCAATGATCCGGAAAAACAAGAGATACGAAAATTGAACTATGTCTCCATACTATCGGCCATTTATACGATTGCCAAGGAAAATTATAAGCAAATCGATATTGCGGAGTATGAGAAAATACCGGAAAATAACCGAATGCTTTTCGATTTAAAGATTGTTGGAGCCACCTATAACCTATTGGGAAAGGATTATATACTGGATTTGGGCATTAATCAGGTTGAAGTTGATTATGAGGGTCACGATGATTTTTGGTACAGCAGTAGGATTTGGGACCAAGGGGATTTATCTACCTATTATGGCTATGAAACCTTTGATGCAAAAGGTTTTCAAATCGTACAAGGCAAAGTTTATCCGCAAACGGTTTCCGACATAGAGAAAGTGAAGACCTTGAATTTTAAAGAGCTTTTGTCACAAGGTTTTGGGTTTATAAAAGTGGCCAATATTCCCGAAAAATTGTTGAATTCGCCCGTTCCCTTGCATTTGGTAGGGGAGAATTACAAGAGACCGGATTTTAGGCTACAACCAGGTATTAACCCTACCTTTTTCCTAAAAAAAGATGGGAAATTTACACATGCCGTCATAAACGGTTTTTTTATCGATTTGGAATCGGAAAACGTGAACATACCTAATGCCATGATTTTTAGATAAGGAATGTTAGTAACCAAATTGTATATTTAAATAAAGACCATGCTTGAGTAATACATATAACATTGTAGCTAATAGGATTACAATGGCTGAAAATATGAAAAGAATAAAACTTTTTATAGGTTCAGGTAAAATGCCCAAGGCACTTTTTTGATAAATTTCGTTGAGTACATCCATGACTTCTTCTTTTTAAGTTAAACACATTCATAGCCTTTAGGATGTTTCGGTTCTGTATTCTTTGGGGTTGTTATAATATATAAACAATTATCAGACCACAAAACCCTACTACGATTTCTTGAAATAAAAAAAGGGTGGCTACTGCCACCCTTTAAATCAAAATAGATACATTTTAGTCGATACTGGCTGTATCATCAGCATCCATCAAGGCAAAGAATTTGTCCAAATTGGGAAGGATAACAATTTTTGTCCTTCTGTTTTTAGCCATATTCTCCTTGCTATCGTTTTCAACCAATGGAAGATAACTACTTCTACCGGCAGCAATCAACTGCTTTGGATTTACACTATACTCGTTCTGTAGTTCACGAACAATGGAAGTAGCTCTTTTTACACTTAAGTCCCAGTTGTCCTCAAATAAAGCTGTGTTAATGGTTCTGGAATCCGTATGTCCTTCTACCATAACCTCCATGCTTGGTTCGGAATTAATGACATCGGCCAATTTTTTCAACACATTGTCTGCCTTGTTACTAACCCTGTATCCTGCAGTGTTGAACAACAATTCGTCCGAAATGTTGATCATGACCACTGTCTTGTCGATGCTTACGTCTACATCCTCTCCTTCATCTGCAATGGATTGCTTCAACTTATAGGACACCGCCAGATTCATTGAATCTTGTAATGTTTTGGCTTCGGCAAGTTTGGCAGGATCAACCTTTTGCAAGGTCTTTCTCATATTTTCCTTGGTGTTGTTGCTCATGACCGCTACATCATCTACTGAAGTGTACTGACTGTCATTGATTTCTTTAAGGGAATTTATTTTGGAATTGTACTCTTCTACACGAGCCTCAATTTTGGCCATTTTAGTTTCTAATTCTTCTTTCTCAACTTGAGTTTTGGTCAGTCTACTTTGAGTTTGGGCCAAATTGTCTTCCAAAGCCACATATTTCTTTTTGGAAACACAAGAAGATAAAAGTACTATGGACGCTACTCCAATAATTGATAATTTTTTCATTTCAAAAGTGTATTTAGTTAATAATCTTTCACTTTTATGTACGGAAAGATTCGGAAACTGGATGTTTTACCCTTTGGACATCACTCCTTGAAAATGATTTTTTTCTGTGTAAAAAATTGATAACAAATACGTTATAATTCAAAGTTGAGAACAAAAAAAAGAGGCGTTGAACGCCTCTTTTTTAATGAAACCTAATAAATATTATTCACATCCTCCTGTAAATCCGGTAGCGTTGAACTTGGTTTGTACCGCTCCTTGTCTTGTTCCCGTATTTACTTCTATGGCCAAATTATTTTCCCCGCTGCCATCCCTTTTTGGGCTGCAATATTCGAATAAATAAAAGCTATTGGCACGCTCTGAAACCTTTTCAGAAATTTCATTAAAGGTATCTTCCAAATCATCTTTGTTACTTGCAAATACGCTGGACGTCTTTCCTATATCCATAAGCACCTGAGTGTCTATTTCACTTCCCAAACCAATACTAAAGAAAGAGATATTTGAATTGGCTTCATTTACTTTCTTTAAAGCGGCATCTTCCGTATATCTAGAAGCCTGATCTGTACCATCCGTAAAAATAACCACGGAAGCTGCCCCGATTTTATCTCCGGAAGTTGTCTTGTTGATTAAATCTGTAGCAATGTCCGTTGACTTAATCACCGCACCATATAAATCAGTGGAGGGGTCCGAGCTAATATTGTCCGTAATGCCATTGATTGAGGTTATTAATTCCTCCTTGGAAGGTGTAAGCTCGTTCAATAAATGAAGTTCGTTTTCCCCATCAAACCAATAAATGGCCATTTGAAAGGATTCCTGCGATGTTGAGGGCATTACATTTTCCACGAAACTTGAACTTGCCATTTTTAACTCTTGCAAACTGCTTTCCAATACACTGTTACTTAAATCCAGTACTAAAAGCGTATTGTTCGTAAAAATCTGCGAGTTTGGAGAAATACGTGCAAAGGATTCAGAAGACGAAATGGTATTGAAACAATCATCGTTCCTTCCTTGCTCATAAATGGTAAATTGATTTGCTTGTAGACCAGGAACTGGATTTCCATTGGTATCGGACACTCGAAAGAAAATAGAAACCTTGCCTGGTAGGGTAGTATACTGATCTTGGATGGAAAGCACCAGCTCTCCCTCATCCAATCCCAAACAATCATCAACGGGAGTCCCTTTACCTAGACCATCACCAAAATTGAGATTTAGATCAACATCATCATCGGCATTACCACACGAAACGAAAAGGGAAATTGCAAATAAAAAACCAAAGGTTTTTAGGATTAAATTCATGTTCATACATTTTGAGTTCATCAAGCAGAACGCTGTTTCCGCTTAGAAATTATCGGGAAATAAAAATTTTATGTTAAAGAATGTTAAAGAAGTGCCCTTCCCTTTAAAAAACAGGTGGGAATAGGTAATTTCCTTATTTTCGAGGACAAAATTACATTATCCCTTGGTTTAAGATGACCCACGAACTAAAAAAAATTTTCAGGGAATATAAGGAGTTCCATACTGGAGGTCTAAAAACAGTATTGGCCACGGTCGTTGCCTTGGATGGTTCTTCGTATAGGAGGCCTGGTGTACGCATGTTAATTTGCGAAAATGGAGAAATGGTTGGCGCGGTAAGTGGTGGATGCGTGGAGAAGGAAGTCCTATTTCAATCTGCCAGTGTCTTTAAAACGGGACGTCCAAAAGTAATGACCTATGACGGTAGGTTCCGTTTGGGATGCGAAGGAATCCTTTATATCTTAATTGAGCCTTTTGAACCCAGTAGGGAGTTGGTTGAAGAATTCAACAAGACAATTCAGAATAGAACATCTTTTTCTATCTGCTCCTATTATGAGAAGGAATATGGCGAGCATCCGGATACGGGTTCCGTTTTTGTTTTTGGAAAAGACCGAATATCCTTGAATACCATATCAGAAGAAAATAATTATCCTTCCTACGTACAGATACTAAATCCTTGTTATAAGCTCGCTATTATTGGAGGGGAGCATGATGCGGTGAAACTATCTAAAATAGCATTGGAAATGGGCTGGGAAGTTTCTGTTAGTGTTGTGCCTGCCGAAGGAAAGACGATAGCGGACTTCCCTGGAGTCGATGAACTATGGGACGTAGAACCCTTGGAAGTACCCGTTGAAAAAATCGATGACCAAACCGCATTGGTTTTAATGACGCACAGCTACGTAAAGGACCTAAAATATCTCCATAGGGTAAAGGAATGTAATCCCATGTATTTTGGATTACTTGGACCTTCAAAACGAAGGGAAAAATTGTTCAATGAATACATTGAATTATATCCCGATGATGATTTTGATTTTTTTGATAAAATCCATGGACCAGCAGGTTTAAATTTAGGTGCTGAGGCTCCAGAGGAAATTGCCATAGCCATTATGGCGGAAATACTGGCCGTGATACGAAATCAGGAACCTATGATGTTAAAAAATAAGAAACAAGGGATTCATAATTGAGCCACTCTTTGAACATAGCGGTTGTTGTTTTGGCGGCGGGACAATCTTCCAGAATGGGTAAAATAAAGCAATTATTACCTTGGAAAGACAGCTTTTTATTGCAACATGCCTTGCGGACCGTTAAAGAAGTTGACCCGGATCAGTTGGTTCTGGTATTGGGCGCGAATTCGGACAAAATAAGACCGATGCTGCATTTTGATGATGAAACGTACGATGTGATTGAAAACCCTACTTGGGAAAAAGGTTTGGGGAACAGTATTTCAATAGGCGTAGGCCATGTATTAAGTACCAATCATGCAGTTGATGGGATTCTAATTTGCTTGGGGGACCAGCCCCTGATTACCTCAGTATATCTCCAAAGGCTTATTGATCAATTTAAAACTAAAAAATACAGTATAATTGCAAGTAGCTATACCAATAGAGTAGGGGTCCCTGCAATTTTTAACAGATCTATTTGTCACGAACTAGTTCAGTTGAATTCTGATACGGGAGCGAAGGACATCCTTCTAGCCTATAAGGATGATATTCTCAGATTGGATGCACAGGAACTATTAGAGGATATTGATACTCCTGAAGAATATGAAAAATTGTACCAAAGATTTCACAACACATAAATAAAATGCATGAAGAACTTTTGTAAAACACTTTTGATAATTATCGTATTTTTTCAATCCGCAACCGAGTTAACGGCCCAAGAGATGGGATTTGAAGAATATAACCCTACCTCTACATTGGTGGTTCCGGGCAAGGAAATTAATGAAGCAAAATTTCCCTTTATCGATGTGCATAGCCACCAAAGGGATATGTCCGTTAAAAAACTGGGTAGCTTATTGGCGGATATGGAATCCTTGAACGAGGCCATTATGGTAAATTTAAGTGGTGGTTCCGGAGAAAGCCTAAAGGAAAAAGTGGACAATATCAATAAAAGTTATCCCAATAGATTTGTGGTGTTTGCCAATGTAGATTTTGAAGGCGTAGATGGCCCTGATTGGGGTAAAAAAGCAGCTGCCCAATTGGAAAAAGATATTAAAAACGGTGCCAAGGGCTTAAAGATTTTTAAAAGCTTGGGGCTTCGCTATAAGGATGCATCGGGTAAAAGATTGGCCATAGATGATTCTCGACTAGACCCTATTTGGGCCAAATGTGGAGAAATGGGGGTTCCCGTTCTTATTCATGCGGCTGACCCAAAATCTTTTTGGGACGATATGGATAGTAAAAATGAGCGATGGTTGGAGTTAAAAACACATCCACGAAGAAAAAGGTCCGCTACAGATCCTGCCCCTTGGGAACAAATTATACAGGAACAACACAATGTCTTTAAAAAACATCCCAACACAAAATTCATTAATGCACATATGGGGTGGCATGCCAATAATTTAGGAAAACTGGGGGAATTACTTGATGAGATCCCCAACATGAATGTTGGTATTTCGGCGGTTATCGCGGAATTGGGACGGCAACCACAAAATGCAAGGGCCTTCTTTATTAAATATCAGGATAGAATTTTATTTGGTAAGGATAGCTGGAAACCAGAGGAGTTTCCTACCTATTTTAGGGTGTTGGAAAGTAACGACGAATATTTTCCCTACTATAAAAAGTATCACGCTTTTTGGGCTATGTACGGTCTTGACCTACCGGACGAAGTGCTTAAAAAGGTGTATTATGAAAATGCCCTTAACCTAATTCCAGGTTTGGACCGTTCCTTGTTTGATTAACACCGTTACGAATTGGTTTCCTCTTCTTTCTTTGGAAGTTTTTCAACATCCTGGAAGATTCCACAGGAAATTTCATTTTTTACCAAGGAATTGGACTTTTTTCGTTTTGTAAGTGCCTCGATCTCTTTGTTTAAATATTGCATTGATTGGATTTTTAAAAAAAACGTCAGGGGCCTTATTTTGTTGTATATCATCAAAATAAAACCAATTCCTAAAATTTTATACGCTCTTTATGTGATTTTTTGGACACATTAGATACCTATAGAAAAAGAATACGAGCTTACATGAGTAAGGAAACGCATTTTGCGGATGTCATACGGGAACATCAAGGTCTATTGTATAAGGTGACCAGTATTTACACCAATAATGAACAAGACCGGGAAGATCTTTTTCAGGAAGTGGTATATCAGCTTTGGAAGTATTTCGACACGTTTAGAAACGAATCTAAAATTAGTACATGGATGTACCGGGTGGCGATGAACACGGCGATTACCCAACTGAAAAAATACAAAAGAAGCCCCAATTCTGTTCCCATACCGGAGTATGTATTGAGGGTCTCCGAAACGAAAGATGAAGTTTATGAGGAGCGTTTAAAATTGCTATATCAACATGTAAAGCAACTAAATACGCTGGAAAGGGGTTTGATGCTCTTGTTGCTCGAAGGTAAAAGCTATAATGAAATAGCCAGCATTACGGGTTTAAATCCTTCTAATGTGGGAACAAGAATTTCCCGCATAAAACAAAAATTAAAACAAAACATGACCAAATCTTAATATCATGGAATTAGAAGAACTACAAGCAACTTGGTCAAAAATGAGCCAGGAATTAGAAAAGCAAAAAAAATTAACGAACGAAATTATAATGAAAATGACACAGGATAGATATCAAAAGAAATTTAGCAAGCTTAGGAATTTTGAAACGATTGGGGCGATTATTGGCTATTTTTTGGTAGGTCTTATTCTTTTTAATTTCGGGAAATTGGACACATGGTATCTTCGCTTGAGCGGAGTTGTAACCATTGTTTTTTTTACACTGCTTCCCACCATTGTATTAAGGACTTTGGCAAGAATTCAAAACCTGAGTTTAATAAAGGGAACATATCGGGACATTTTAGCAAAATATACTCGTGAAAAAAATCGATTATTACGGCTACAACAGGTAGGAATTGGGCTTAGCCTTATCTTAATGCCAATTATATTTCTAGGTACGGCAAAGATCATAGCAGGCAAGAATGTATTTTTGATTGAAATTGAAACCAAAGTATGGATCGGCTTGTCCGTAGTAGCATTATTATCGATTCTTGTCTCCTTATGGGGCTATAGAAGCTATAAGCGAGTAACAAATTCGGCCGAATTACTATTAAAGGATTTAGAAGATTGATTTACTCCGTCAACTTCTTTTGAATATAATTTACAATTAACATCCAGTTCATCTTCAATAGGAGGGAGGCGGTGGGTACGTTATCTTCTGCAATGGCAGAAATAATGGCTTCATGTTGGTTGTCCGATTTGTTGTAAAACGAATCATCTGCAGTAAAGGCCTGTTCGTAAAAGAAAATCCGGGTTTTTAGGTCCTTCAGGATTTGTAAGGCCAGTTCGTTGTCATATCCTTTAGTCAATAGGTGGTGAAACTCAAGATCGGCCTGAATTCTAGAAAGGGCATCATGGGCATTCTCAAACACCTCTTGTTGTCGTTTGAGGGCATCGATCTGTTCTTGGTCAAATTCAGAATTTTCAATGGCCATGACTTCCAAGCTTGCAACAAGCCCATATAGGTCCTCTGCTTCCTTTACATCGAGTTCTGCTATGATAAACCCCCTATTGGGCACCGCTTTTATAATATGAGATTGTTGTAATTGTGTCAATGCTTCCCTAATTGGGGTTACACTAACACCCAATTCCCTGGATAGGGCCGCTAAATTAATGGTCTTGCCTATTTTCAACTTTCCTTTTTTCATTTCGGAAAGTAGATAATCCCGTACCTGATCGCGAAGGTTGACTTTTACTATCATAATTCAAATATAATATATCGTATATGATTTTATCGTTAATCATAGATATGATATTGTATGCTATGTGAAGATATTCGATGAACTACAACCTAAGGAGTCGTGTAAGTCATACTAAATAAGGGTGTTTCCCGTTATTAATGGTTCAAACCCACAATTTTAAATAGATGGAAATAGTTAGAAACACCTTGAAAAAAATGAGTCTATTGGCATCGGCACTGATCCTGGCCTATAGTTGTAGTGATGATGCCGAGACGGACGACAACATAGTACTGTCCCAAGCGGACCTGAAAACCATTTTGGAAATCGACGATATAACTGGAGGTATAGATGTGGCTCTTTTTGAGCTTTACAATAATGGTAGCTCAACGGCCAAAACCCTTAGTAATGAATGCTATAGTGCCCAATATTCGGATACAGGATATATTGCAACGTTCAACAATTGTGTACTAAACGGAACAGAAAATATTAATGGTGTCTTGACCGTAACGTACAATATGAATTCGGAACAAACTTCGTTTTCGGCTAGTTATGAGGATTTTTATGTCGGCGATATCAAAATAAATGGAACAAGGTCTTACGTTCTAAATACCAATACGGATGCTAGTTCAGTTTCCTTTGAGGTTACCAGTGACCTAAGTGTGGAAATGGCGGATGGTTCAATTATTTCTGATGAGGGAAATAGATCTTTTACGCTCACTTTTGGTGATTCTGCCGAATCAACTACGTACAGTATAGCGGGTACCTGGACAGTAGTTTATGAGGGTAACACTTATAATGTTACCGTGAATTCCCCATTGACCAGTAGTGTAACCTGTGGTTATATTGCAGATGGGGATATGACAGTTTCCAAAAATGGACTTACCGTAAATGTGGATTTTGGTGATAGTACCTGCGATAATGTAGCGACCGTAACTTATCCTAACGGTATTGAAGAAGAAATTACCCTTAAGGATTAAGATTTAGATAAGCTTTTAAGGCAAAAAATAAAAGGATAAGATTGATGAAGTCTTATCCTTTTTTATTTCTTTTTCCTATACCAGAGAGATTTTCTCTTTGGCAGCTACCCAACGTACTTTCTGATTTACCGGTAAATCGGTAAAAAAAGCGAATTTTCTAGAAGTGGTTGGGGATAGTCTTCTGTAATGTTTCATAACCCCTGTATTTTGTCCCGTTGGTATACGGGTGATTAATATTGATTGATGTGTAATTATTTAATGGGTAAAGTGTCTTGCTTCTGCCCATTGTACCCTTTTGCTATTCCTAAAATTGCTGAAAAAAGAGTGTCTTCTTGATTCTGTTGGTGTTTGTTTAATGAAAGTTCTCATGATGTTCGTTTTTTAATTGATGAATGATTGATGAATAATTGATTGATGATTGATTTTAATTTTTTAGTGGGTATGATTTCTTACTTCTGCCCACTGCACCCTTTTGCTATTCCTAAAATTGCTGAAAAAAGAGTGTCTCCTTGATTCCGTTGGTGTTTGTTTAATGAAAGTTCTCATGATGTTCGTTTTTTTAATTGATGATTGATGATTGATGATTGATGAATGATGAATGATTTTAATGGGTATGATTTCTTACTTCTGCCCATTGTACCCTTTTGCTATTCCTAAAATTGCTAAAAAAAGAGTGTCTTCTTGA
This window of the Maribacter cobaltidurans genome carries:
- a CDS encoding OmpA/MotB family protein, giving the protein MKKLSIIGVASIVLLSSCVSKKKYVALEDNLAQTQSRLTKTQVEKEELETKMAKIEARVEEYNSKINSLKEINDSQYTSVDDVAVMSNNTKENMRKTLQKVDPAKLAEAKTLQDSMNLAVSYKLKQSIADEGEDVDVSIDKTVVMINISDELLFNTAGYRVSNKADNVLKKLADVINSEPSMEVMVEGHTDSRTINTALFEDNWDLSVKRATSIVRELQNEYSVNPKQLIAAGRSSYLPLVENDSKENMAKNRRTKIVILPNLDKFFALMDADDTASID
- a CDS encoding N-acetylmuramoyl-L-alanine amidase, with translation MKRILVLVLLIALSSCGAVNSIVDQPITFDEERKILTLEYLSERYGLIKDSPEIEPKMIVLHWTVISTFEESFEAFDPPTLPNSRPDINSAGALNVSSQFMVDRDGTIYRLLPETTMARHVIGLNHCAIGVENVGGDKNQPLTKAQVKANIWLVRYLAEKYDIDYLIGHYEYTKFEDHPLWLEQDEGYRTQKTDPGTDFMKKVRNAVKDLNFKPLPE
- a CDS encoding M14 family metallopeptidase, giving the protein MINKKTIAIIFFVLPFCLVNAQDITTQLYETYETFKEPTLGERRIKHKDIQPLLEKYRNNPKFNVDRVGTSIGGKSLSLLSIGSGETDVFLWSQMHGDEPTATQAIFDILNFLDSPQFKEEKEAILSNLTIHFLPMLNPDGAELFQRRNLLGIDINRDALRLQSPEGKTLKRVRDSLEADFGFNLHDQSTYYNAERTEKPATISYLAPAYNYEKDINEVRGNAMKIIVFMNDILQKYAPGQVGRYNDDFEPRAFGDNIQKWGTSTILIESGGYPNDPEKQEIRKLNYVSILSAIYTIAKENYKQIDIAEYEKIPENNRMLFDLKIVGATYNLLGKDYILDLGINQVEVDYEGHDDFWYSSRIWDQGDLSTYYGYETFDAKGFQIVQGKVYPQTVSDIEKVKTLNFKELLSQGFGFIKVANIPEKLLNSPVPLHLVGENYKRPDFRLQPGINPTFFLKKDGKFTHAVINGFFIDLESENVNIPNAMIFR
- a CDS encoding GntR family transcriptional regulator; translated protein: MIVKVNLRDQVRDYLLSEMKKGKLKIGKTINLAALSRELGVSVTPIREALTQLQQSHIIKAVPNRGFIIAELDVKEAEDLYGLVASLEVMAIENSEFDQEQIDALKRQQEVFENAHDALSRIQADLEFHHLLTKGYDNELALQILKDLKTRIFFYEQAFTADDSFYNKSDNQHEAIISAIAEDNVPTASLLLKMNWMLIVNYIQKKLTE
- a CDS encoding vWA domain-containing protein; the encoded protein is MNLILKTFGFLFAISLFVSCGNADDDVDLNLNFGDGLGKGTPVDDCLGLDEGELVLSIQDQYTTLPGKVSIFFRVSDTNGNPVPGLQANQFTIYEQGRNDDCFNTISSSESFARISPNSQIFTNNTLLVLDLSNSVLESSLQELKMASSSFVENVMPSTSQESFQMAIYWFDGENELHLLNELTPSKEELITSINGITDNISSDPSTDLYGAVIKSTDIATDLINKTTSGDKIGAASVVIFTDGTDQASRYTEDAALKKVNEANSNISFFSIGLGSEIDTQVLMDIGKTSSVFASNKDDLEDTFNEISEKVSERANSFYLFEYCSPKRDGSGENNLAIEVNTGTRQGAVQTKFNATGFTGGCE
- a CDS encoding amidohydrolase family protein — translated: MKNFCKTLLIIIVFFQSATELTAQEMGFEEYNPTSTLVVPGKEINEAKFPFIDVHSHQRDMSVKKLGSLLADMESLNEAIMVNLSGGSGESLKEKVDNINKSYPNRFVVFANVDFEGVDGPDWGKKAAAQLEKDIKNGAKGLKIFKSLGLRYKDASGKRLAIDDSRLDPIWAKCGEMGVPVLIHAADPKSFWDDMDSKNERWLELKTHPRRKRSATDPAPWEQIIQEQHNVFKKHPNTKFINAHMGWHANNLGKLGELLDEIPNMNVGISAVIAELGRQPQNARAFFIKYQDRILFGKDSWKPEEFPTYFRVLESNDEYFPYYKKYHAFWAMYGLDLPDEVLKKVYYENALNLIPGLDRSLFD
- a CDS encoding XdhC family protein: MTHELKKIFREYKEFHTGGLKTVLATVVALDGSSYRRPGVRMLICENGEMVGAVSGGCVEKEVLFQSASVFKTGRPKVMTYDGRFRLGCEGILYILIEPFEPSRELVEEFNKTIQNRTSFSICSYYEKEYGEHPDTGSVFVFGKDRISLNTISEENNYPSYVQILNPCYKLAIIGGEHDAVKLSKIALEMGWEVSVSVVPAEGKTIADFPGVDELWDVEPLEVPVEKIDDQTALVLMTHSYVKDLKYLHRVKECNPMYFGLLGPSKRREKLFNEYIELYPDDDFDFFDKIHGPAGLNLGAEAPEEIAIAIMAEILAVIRNQEPMMLKNKKQGIHN
- a CDS encoding RNA polymerase sigma factor, with translation MSKETHFADVIREHQGLLYKVTSIYTNNEQDREDLFQEVVYQLWKYFDTFRNESKISTWMYRVAMNTAITQLKKYKRSPNSVPIPEYVLRVSETKDEVYEERLKLLYQHVKQLNTLERGLMLLLLEGKSYNEIASITGLNPSNVGTRISRIKQKLKQNMTKS
- a CDS encoding nucleotidyltransferase family protein; translation: MNIAVVVLAAGQSSRMGKIKQLLPWKDSFLLQHALRTVKEVDPDQLVLVLGANSDKIRPMLHFDDETYDVIENPTWEKGLGNSISIGVGHVLSTNHAVDGILICLGDQPLITSVYLQRLIDQFKTKKYSIIASSYTNRVGVPAIFNRSICHELVQLNSDTGAKDILLAYKDDILRLDAQELLEDIDTPEEYEKLYQRFHNT